One Nevskiales bacterium genomic region harbors:
- a CDS encoding methyltransferase domain-containing protein, producing MHALVQDYYGKQLQHSDDLKTSACCDPSQVPEWLKPLLANIHPEVQARYYGCGLVCPPLLEGCRVLDLGCGSGRDVYLLAQLVGPHGEVVGVDMTDEQLAVAQQHRDWHAERFGYANVRFVKGYIEQLDALDLPPGSFDVIVSNCVVNLSPDKPAVLAGVQRLLKPGGEFYFSDVYADRRLPQAVRHDPVLYGECLGGALYWNDFLRLAQAAGFADPRLVSDRPLAVTDPTLAAKLGSARFFSATYRLFKLDALESACEDYGQAVIYRGSIPQCPDRFTLDKHHDIETGRVFPVCGNTWRMLHETRFAPHFDFIGDFSRHYGLFAGCGGGLPFDVGATGAAASSCC from the coding sequence ATGCATGCCCTGGTCCAAGATTATTACGGCAAACAGCTTCAGCACTCAGACGACTTGAAGACCAGCGCCTGCTGTGACCCCAGCCAGGTGCCCGAGTGGCTCAAACCGCTGCTGGCCAACATCCACCCCGAGGTGCAGGCGCGCTACTACGGCTGCGGACTGGTGTGCCCGCCGTTGCTGGAGGGCTGCCGCGTGCTCGATCTGGGCTGCGGCAGCGGCCGCGATGTGTATTTGCTCGCGCAACTGGTCGGCCCCCATGGCGAGGTGGTGGGTGTGGACATGACCGACGAGCAGCTCGCGGTGGCGCAGCAACACCGCGACTGGCACGCCGAGCGCTTCGGCTACGCCAATGTGCGCTTCGTCAAAGGCTATATCGAACAGCTCGACGCGCTCGATCTGCCCCCCGGCAGCTTCGATGTCATCGTCTCCAACTGCGTGGTCAACCTCTCACCGGACAAACCGGCCGTGCTGGCGGGCGTGCAGCGGCTGCTCAAGCCGGGCGGCGAGTTCTATTTCTCCGATGTCTATGCCGACCGGCGTTTGCCGCAGGCGGTGCGCCACGATCCGGTGCTCTACGGTGAATGCCTGGGCGGTGCGCTGTACTGGAACGATTTCCTTCGACTGGCGCAGGCGGCAGGGTTTGCCGACCCGCGCCTGGTCAGCGACCGGCCGCTGGCCGTGACGGACCCGACGTTGGCGGCCAAGCTGGGCAGCGCGCGCTTTTTTTCGGCCACTTACCGGCTGTTCAAGCTCGACGCACTGGAGAGTGCCTGCGAAGACTACGGTCAGGCCGTGATCTACCGTGGCAGCATCCCGCAGTGCCCGGATCGCTTCACGCTCGACAAACACCACGACATCGAAACCGGGCGTGTCTTTCCGGTGTGCGGCAACACTTGGCGCATGCTCCACGAGACGCGCTTTGCCCCGCACTTCGATTTCATCGGTGACTTCTCCCGCCACTATGGCCTGTTTGCCGGCTGCGGTGGCGGCTTGCCGTTCGATGTCGGGGCGACGGGGGCGGCGGCATCGAGCTGCTGCTAA